From a region of the Cognatiyoonia koreensis genome:
- the proB gene encoding glutamate 5-kinase translates to METLTAAKRLVVKIGSALLVDREKGLRHEWLKSLAEDVARIRQRGTEVILVSSGSIALGRGVLGLPSSELPLEQSQAAAAVGQIRLARAYEEALEPFRIKTGQVLVTLEDSKDRRRYLNSRATLETLLSLGVIPIVNENDTIATDEIRYGDNDRLAAQVAVTIGADQLILLSDVDGLYTANPAQDAKAEHIPLVDDITADVMNMAGDAGSGLSKGGMKTKIMAARVATEAGCAMAITLGSPLNPLQELENGAKATWFTAQISPQAARKRWIATMKPCGKISIDAGAIRALHDGKSLLPAGVTATSGAFERGDPVAVLAPDGHTLAQGLSRYTADEAARIQGLRSTDIEAVLGYKGRAALIHRDDLVLQERTR, encoded by the coding sequence ATGGAAACCCTGACAGCTGCGAAAAGACTTGTCGTAAAGATCGGTTCTGCTCTTCTTGTGGACCGCGAAAAGGGTCTGCGACACGAATGGTTGAAATCTCTGGCAGAAGATGTGGCCCGTATTCGTCAACGCGGCACTGAAGTTATCCTTGTTTCATCGGGTTCAATTGCACTTGGGCGGGGTGTTTTGGGTCTGCCATCCAGCGAGTTGCCTCTTGAACAATCACAGGCTGCCGCTGCTGTCGGACAAATCCGTCTTGCAAGAGCTTACGAAGAGGCGCTGGAACCTTTTCGCATCAAGACCGGCCAAGTTTTGGTCACTCTCGAAGATTCAAAAGATCGGCGCCGCTACCTGAACTCACGCGCAACTCTTGAGACGCTTCTTTCTCTTGGGGTCATACCAATCGTAAATGAGAACGATACAATTGCGACAGATGAAATCCGGTATGGCGACAATGATCGGCTTGCCGCCCAAGTCGCTGTGACAATTGGCGCCGATCAGTTGATACTGCTTTCTGATGTCGATGGGCTCTACACTGCAAATCCGGCACAAGACGCTAAAGCCGAACATATTCCGCTGGTCGACGATATCACTGCCGACGTCATGAATATGGCAGGTGACGCCGGATCTGGCCTGTCAAAGGGCGGCATGAAGACAAAGATCATGGCAGCCCGCGTTGCGACAGAAGCCGGCTGCGCGATGGCAATCACATTAGGATCACCGCTCAATCCATTGCAAGAGCTAGAAAACGGCGCGAAAGCGACTTGGTTCACGGCACAAATTTCACCGCAAGCCGCGCGCAAGCGTTGGATTGCAACAATGAAACCTTGCGGGAAAATCTCGATTGATGCTGGTGCTATCAGAGCGCTTCACGACGGTAAGAGCCTTTTGCCAGCTGGCGTTACCGCAACCTCTGGTGCATTCGAGCGAGGCGATCCAGTTGCCGTTCTGGCACCTGATGGTCACACGCTGGCACAAGGTCTTTCACGATACACGGCGGATGAAGCAGCCCGCATTCAAGGACTGCGTAGCACTGACATCGAAGCCGTGCTTGGATATAAAGGCCGGGCCGCACTTATTCACCGAGATGACCTTGTTTTGCAGGAGCGGACACGATGA
- a CDS encoding DUF3553 domain-containing protein, producing the protein MLEMNAILEPGMLVRNPEEPDWGIGQVQSNINAKITVNFREVGKMVIDGTRVMLVLVQSDTR; encoded by the coding sequence ATGTTAGAAATGAATGCGATCCTTGAGCCGGGTATGCTTGTGCGCAATCCTGAAGAACCCGACTGGGGGATTGGACAGGTCCAATCTAATATCAACGCAAAAATCACAGTGAATTTTCGCGAAGTTGGCAAGATGGTGATTGATGGGACTCGTGTCATGCTTGTGTTGGTCCAATCTGATACGCGATAG
- a CDS encoding GNAT family N-acetyltransferase, whose product MASSIPQFQTHFARNDADILAAQRLRYDVFVKELGAVDKTFDGADRVEKDAFDKYADHLLLRDLSRPQSDQIVGVYRLMNAKQAELAGEFSTEREYDIAALKMSGKCLLELGRSCLHRDYRGGSAMFHIWQSLADHIEVTGTEILFGVASFHGIDPMGHAASLNMLFADHNSAFAVPSRQHLTLPVVNADKKEALRQTPALIKAYLRLGGTVGQGAYVDREFNTTDVCMILDVANMNDRHRAIYAR is encoded by the coding sequence ATGGCATCATCCATCCCACAGTTTCAGACCCATTTTGCACGCAATGACGCGGACATCCTTGCCGCTCAGCGGCTCCGGTACGACGTTTTTGTCAAGGAACTTGGTGCTGTGGACAAAACCTTTGATGGGGCAGACCGCGTAGAAAAGGATGCGTTCGACAAGTACGCAGATCATTTGCTTCTTCGTGACCTTAGCCGCCCGCAGTCTGATCAAATTGTCGGTGTCTACAGGCTGATGAATGCCAAGCAGGCAGAACTCGCCGGGGAGTTTTCTACCGAACGGGAATACGATATCGCGGCACTTAAAATGTCGGGGAAATGTCTTCTGGAACTTGGTCGGTCCTGTCTGCACCGCGACTATCGGGGCGGATCGGCTATGTTTCATATCTGGCAATCGCTGGCAGATCATATTGAAGTCACAGGGACAGAGATTCTGTTCGGGGTCGCATCCTTCCATGGCATCGACCCAATGGGACATGCAGCTTCGCTGAACATGCTCTTTGCCGATCACAATAGCGCATTCGCCGTGCCGTCGCGTCAGCATCTCACGCTGCCTGTTGTGAACGCAGACAAGAAAGAAGCGCTTCGTCAAACCCCGGCATTGATCAAAGCCTATCTGCGTCTTGGCGGAACAGTCGGGCAGGGGGCATATGTTGATCGTGAATTCAACACGACAGACGTATGTATGATCCTCGACGTAGCAAATATGAACGACCGACATAGAGCAATCTACGCCAGATGA
- the ctaA gene encoding heme A synthase: MADKTRNIFEEVGTTQKQVAAPGGIDKGNSGARKQIRTWLVILFALVAVMIAVGGLTRLTDSGLSITEWKPINGAIPPTSLEAWEEEFNKYREIPEYIEQNKGMTLAEFKVIYWWEWGHRQLGRVIGLVWALGFAYFYVTRKIPNGWTSRLLLLGGLGGLQGAVGWWMVSSGLKPGMLDVASYRLAIHLGLAFVIFGFLTWNILQLSRRESDLLKARRAGNPILFTLATVLLAFTFFQILLGALVAGIDAGRAYPDWPLMAGGFFPPQPFDLQPVWRNFFEDAGLVQFMHRIAGYILFLFGVYAVIRMRGSANSSIRFAAHAVIAMMFLQMVIGIFTVMYSAPVHIAIVHQFGAVILWVLVLRARFLTRYPHPQSIRGNGI; this comes from the coding sequence ATGGCAGATAAGACCCGCAACATCTTCGAAGAGGTTGGAACGACCCAAAAACAGGTGGCGGCCCCTGGCGGAATCGACAAAGGGAATAGCGGTGCGCGCAAGCAGATCCGTACCTGGTTGGTGATCCTCTTTGCGCTGGTCGCCGTCATGATCGCGGTGGGTGGGCTGACACGCCTCACGGACAGCGGGCTTTCGATCACGGAATGGAAACCTATCAACGGAGCCATACCGCCGACGTCCCTTGAAGCTTGGGAAGAAGAATTCAACAAGTATCGCGAAATCCCCGAATATATTGAGCAGAACAAAGGTATGACCCTTGCGGAATTCAAGGTTATCTACTGGTGGGAATGGGGACATCGTCAGCTTGGGCGCGTCATCGGTCTCGTCTGGGCACTCGGCTTCGCCTATTTCTATGTCACGCGGAAAATTCCGAACGGTTGGACGTCCCGATTACTTCTGCTTGGTGGATTGGGCGGTTTGCAGGGCGCAGTAGGGTGGTGGATGGTTTCGTCTGGGTTAAAGCCTGGCATGTTGGACGTCGCGTCCTACCGCCTTGCAATACATCTAGGCCTGGCATTCGTGATATTCGGTTTTCTGACATGGAATATCCTGCAGTTGTCCCGACGGGAATCAGACCTCCTTAAGGCGCGAAGGGCCGGAAACCCGATCCTCTTCACACTCGCGACCGTGCTGCTTGCCTTTACGTTCTTCCAAATCCTTCTGGGCGCTTTGGTGGCTGGCATTGACGCTGGAAGGGCATATCCGGATTGGCCCTTGATGGCAGGCGGCTTCTTTCCACCGCAACCGTTCGATCTGCAACCTGTCTGGCGCAACTTCTTCGAGGATGCGGGGTTGGTGCAATTCATGCATCGCATTGCCGGCTACATCCTATTTCTGTTCGGTGTTTACGCAGTTATCCGGATGCGCGGCAGCGCCAATTCATCAATCCGTTTCGCTGCACATGCAGTTATTGCCATGATGTTTCTACAAATGGTCATCGGAATCTTTACGGTCATGTACTCTGCACCTGTTCACATCGCTATCGTGCATCAATTCGGAGCGGTCATACTCTGGGTTCTTGTGCTGCGCGCGCGGTTTCTAACCCGCTATCCGCACCCGCAAAGCATCCGCGGGAATGGTATATGA
- a CDS encoding glutamate-5-semialdehyde dehydrogenase codes for MNELNPNFMQEMGAAAKGAARDLASATAQQKTRALDAAADAIWAQRTKIIAANKTDLDYGRKKNLTGAMMDRLMLDAVRIKGICDSLRLVAAQQDPIGSVMEEWNQPSGLHIQRVRTPIGVIGVIYESRPNVTADAAALCLKSGNAVILRGGSESFHSSTAIHACLLEGLRAAGLPDAAIQLVPTRDRAAVTAMLQATDFIDVIVPRGGKGLVGLVQKEARVPVFAHLEGICHIYVDATADLEKTRSVVVNAKTRRTGICGSAECLLINKAFWNTDGEVLVKDLLDAGVEVRAEGAAQVPGTVPAKNDDFGKEFLDMIIAVKIVDGLQAAIEHIRTYGSNHTDAIMTEDDDVAAKFFKNVDSAILMRNASTQFADGGEFGMGAEIGIATGKLHARGPVGAVQLTSFKYLVTGDGTVRS; via the coding sequence ATGAACGAACTCAATCCAAACTTCATGCAGGAAATGGGCGCTGCCGCGAAAGGTGCAGCGCGTGATCTGGCGTCGGCAACTGCACAGCAGAAAACAAGAGCACTTGACGCTGCCGCTGATGCCATCTGGGCGCAGCGCACCAAGATCATAGCGGCCAACAAGACCGATCTCGATTACGGGCGAAAAAAGAACCTCACCGGTGCCATGATGGATCGTTTGATGCTTGACGCAGTGCGCATAAAGGGAATTTGCGATAGCCTGCGGTTAGTGGCAGCTCAGCAAGACCCAATTGGGTCTGTTATGGAGGAGTGGAACCAGCCAAGTGGCTTGCATATCCAGCGGGTACGTACACCAATTGGGGTTATCGGAGTTATCTATGAATCCCGCCCGAACGTTACCGCCGATGCTGCTGCTTTATGTCTGAAATCAGGCAATGCCGTCATCTTGCGCGGTGGATCTGAATCTTTCCATTCATCGACGGCAATCCACGCCTGCCTGTTGGAAGGTCTGCGCGCAGCAGGGCTGCCAGATGCCGCTATTCAGCTCGTTCCAACCCGTGATCGCGCGGCTGTCACGGCAATGCTGCAAGCCACCGATTTTATCGATGTTATCGTGCCCCGCGGTGGAAAGGGTCTTGTCGGTCTTGTTCAAAAGGAAGCCCGCGTCCCTGTTTTCGCGCACCTTGAGGGCATCTGCCATATTTATGTAGATGCGACTGCAGATCTTGAAAAAACGCGCAGTGTCGTAGTGAACGCTAAAACGCGCCGCACCGGTATTTGCGGGTCTGCAGAATGCTTGCTGATCAATAAGGCATTTTGGAACACTGACGGGGAAGTACTTGTCAAAGATCTGCTGGACGCTGGAGTGGAGGTGCGTGCGGAAGGGGCCGCACAGGTTCCCGGCACAGTGCCGGCAAAAAACGATGACTTCGGGAAAGAATTCCTCGACATGATCATAGCAGTCAAGATTGTCGACGGACTTCAGGCCGCGATAGAGCATATTCGTACGTATGGATCGAACCATACGGATGCAATCATGACCGAAGACGACGACGTTGCCGCAAAGTTCTTCAAGAACGTTGATAGCGCAATTCTAATGCGAAACGCATCGACGCAGTTCGCCGATGGTGGAGAGTTCGGTATGGGGGCGGAAATCGGTATTGCCACCGGAAAATTACATGCTCGTGGACCGGTTGGAGCGGTTCAATTGACAAGTTTCAAGTACCTGGTCACCGGTGACGGAACAGTTCGATCCTAG
- a CDS encoding histidine phosphotransferase family protein, translated as MQDRLATLVGSRICHDLISPIGAIGNGVELLELTGASSGSELSLISESVQNANARIRFFRIAFGAAYGDQIISRKDVLSILTANARGGRLTYYWQAEGEHRRDEVRIAFLLLLCFETAMPTGGEVTVQRDGEDWVMTAVSDRLKIDEEPWNGLTHMGSSIDYSASHVQFAMLPTVMAGSHRKLRTDISATQIVARF; from the coding sequence ATGCAAGATAGATTGGCAACACTCGTTGGATCACGAATCTGCCATGATCTAATTAGCCCAATTGGTGCCATCGGCAATGGTGTTGAATTGCTAGAATTGACGGGAGCCAGTTCCGGTTCTGAACTCTCTCTCATCTCTGAAAGTGTTCAGAACGCCAACGCCCGTATTCGGTTCTTTCGCATCGCATTTGGTGCCGCATACGGTGATCAAATCATCAGTCGCAAGGATGTCTTGTCGATCTTGACTGCAAATGCGCGCGGCGGGCGCCTCACTTATTATTGGCAGGCTGAAGGCGAACATCGTCGGGACGAAGTGCGTATCGCATTCTTGTTGTTGCTATGTTTTGAAACAGCAATGCCGACGGGAGGGGAAGTTACCGTACAACGTGACGGTGAGGACTGGGTCATGACGGCGGTGTCTGATCGCTTGAAAATTGATGAAGAACCTTGGAACGGGCTCACACACATGGGTTCGTCCATTGACTATAGCGCCTCACATGTCCAATTCGCGATGTTGCCGACAGTTATGGCGGGCAGCCATCGCAAATTGAGAACCGACATTAGTGCAACGCAGATTGTCGCACGCTTCTAG
- a CDS encoding RNA methyltransferase, whose translation MPTPNPQPTFVLVRPQMGENIGASARAMWNFGLDRMRIIDPRDGWPNQKAVAMASGAGRLLDEAQLFATTADAISDCTFVYATTARPRDLTKPVFSPEEAMSDCAARIASGEKTAVLFGPERAGMENDDISRANAIISVPVNPDFPSLNLAQCVLLTAYEFRRQGEIATPTTAAASHDMAAQVEIEKLAAHYEDRLHEAGFFFPDHKAANMKLNLRNLWSRMPLTRADVQMLHGVMRQMVRWRNRAD comes from the coding sequence ATGCCAACTCCAAACCCGCAACCGACTTTTGTCCTCGTCAGGCCGCAAATGGGCGAGAATATCGGTGCGTCAGCACGCGCGATGTGGAATTTCGGGCTGGATCGTATGCGGATCATCGATCCACGCGACGGTTGGCCCAATCAGAAAGCAGTCGCCATGGCGTCGGGGGCAGGGCGGCTCTTGGACGAAGCGCAGCTGTTCGCGACAACGGCGGATGCTATCAGCGATTGCACCTTCGTCTATGCAACGACAGCGCGGCCTCGTGATCTAACCAAGCCCGTGTTTTCACCTGAAGAGGCAATGTCGGATTGCGCAGCGCGTATTGCATCAGGCGAAAAGACTGCGGTGCTCTTTGGACCTGAACGGGCCGGTATGGAAAACGACGATATTTCACGGGCTAACGCAATTATTTCCGTCCCTGTGAATCCTGATTTCCCGTCACTGAACCTCGCACAATGCGTGCTGCTGACAGCCTATGAATTTCGCCGTCAGGGCGAGATTGCAACCCCGACCACCGCCGCTGCGTCGCACGACATGGCCGCGCAGGTCGAGATTGAAAAACTGGCCGCACACTACGAAGACCGTCTGCACGAAGCCGGGTTCTTTTTTCCGGATCATAAGGCCGCAAACATGAAGCTGAACTTGCGTAATCTTTGGTCGCGCATGCCACTGACACGTGCCGACGTACAGATGTTGCACGGGGTCATGCGCCAGATGGTGCGTTGGAGAAACCGCGCGGACTGA
- a CDS encoding enoyl-CoA hydratase, whose protein sequence is MASHQRRRRMTILKRADAEGIAHLTLNMPEKLNALSDAMIARFHALLDKIADDPTVKVVIVSGAGKAFCAGHDLGEMRAKDAEALKDLFDRCAALMLAIHALPQPIIAQVHGIATAAGCQLVATCDLAVAAEDTRFGVNGVNIGLFCSTPMVALTRNIGRKAAFEMLTTGRFISAEEAVTMGLVNKAVPPDMLQQKTRELAAMIAAKRTAAVKLGKETFYRQADMDVASAYEFAGDAMVRNMAIPDTQEGIAAFLEKRAPKWD, encoded by the coding sequence CTGGCATCACACCAGAGGAGGCGAAGAATGACAATCCTGAAGCGGGCTGATGCAGAAGGCATTGCCCATCTGACTCTCAACATGCCCGAAAAGCTTAATGCGCTTTCCGATGCGATGATCGCTAGGTTTCATGCCCTACTTGATAAAATTGCAGATGATCCCACTGTGAAAGTCGTAATCGTGTCCGGTGCCGGGAAGGCATTTTGCGCAGGACATGATCTAGGGGAGATGCGTGCGAAAGATGCCGAAGCCCTGAAAGACTTGTTCGATCGGTGCGCGGCGCTAATGCTTGCGATTCATGCCCTGCCCCAACCCATCATTGCTCAGGTTCATGGAATCGCGACCGCAGCTGGCTGCCAGCTTGTTGCAACCTGCGATCTGGCCGTTGCGGCTGAAGATACACGTTTTGGCGTGAATGGCGTTAATATTGGATTATTTTGTTCGACGCCGATGGTCGCGTTGACGCGCAATATCGGTCGCAAAGCAGCATTTGAAATGCTGACAACAGGTCGTTTCATAAGCGCAGAAGAGGCTGTCACAATGGGGCTGGTAAATAAAGCGGTGCCGCCAGACATGCTACAACAGAAAACCCGCGAGCTTGCTGCAATGATCGCCGCAAAACGGACGGCGGCTGTCAAACTTGGAAAGGAAACGTTCTATCGACAGGCAGACATGGATGTCGCGAGTGCCTATGAGTTTGCCGGCGATGCTATGGTCCGCAATATGGCTATTCCCGATACACAGGAAGGGATCGCCGCCTTTCTAGAGAAACGCGCACCAAAATGGGACTAG
- a CDS encoding thiamine phosphate synthase encodes MSDNQDLPQVYLITPSEIELSTFPQTLAACLDSVAVACVRLALGTRDEDRIAKSADALREITHARDVALVIETHVQMVERLGLDGVHLTDGAKSVMKVRKDLGEDAIVGAYCRQSRHDGMTAGELSADYVAFGPVGQSTLDDGNRVEFELFEWWSQMIEVPVVAEGALDHDILRQLAAHTDFFGIGDEIWKTDNPVLALQDCIKAMA; translated from the coding sequence ATGTCCGACAATCAAGACCTGCCGCAGGTTTATCTAATCACTCCATCCGAAATCGAATTATCCACATTTCCGCAAACGCTTGCCGCATGTCTGGATTCGGTGGCGGTCGCTTGCGTGCGTCTTGCGCTTGGGACCAGAGATGAGGACCGGATCGCAAAGTCGGCTGATGCGTTGCGTGAAATAACCCACGCACGTGACGTTGCGCTGGTGATCGAAACCCATGTGCAAATGGTAGAACGACTTGGCCTTGATGGCGTTCATTTGACGGACGGTGCCAAGTCCGTGATGAAGGTGCGCAAGGATTTGGGCGAAGATGCGATTGTCGGGGCGTACTGCCGCCAATCACGCCACGATGGAATGACTGCGGGCGAGCTGTCTGCCGACTACGTGGCATTTGGTCCGGTTGGTCAGTCCACGTTGGATGACGGAAATAGAGTAGAATTTGAGCTGTTTGAATGGTGGTCCCAGATGATTGAGGTACCGGTTGTCGCGGAAGGCGCCCTCGATCACGATATCCTTCGCCAGTTGGCAGCGCACACTGATTTCTTTGGGATCGGCGATGAGATCTGGAAAACAGATAACCCTGTTCTTGCGCTGCAAGATTGTATCAAGGCAATGGCGTGA
- a CDS encoding sterol desaturase family protein, which produces MREQTTLGRRMELAQYIWSNLQTYFGVKFLLSPVYLAATVIIVYVVWSLRGRTKPFLTYMLPKDVWTHPSTNVDIKVALFNGAITATGALSALLITPYVTFAITTQLAQLTMSGGSEITGLVRSILAGTILFLVQDFCRYWNHYLHHEQRFLWPFHAVHHSAEVMTPITFLRAHPMYSVLQILVISALVGIAQGLILFGVVGTIDISVIYGSTLTFNAYVFFGGHLRHSHIWISYGRLLEHILISPAQHQIHHSSNPKHHDCNYGEIFAIWDWMFGTLYVPDGYEDLNYGLADRDGNIIPQKHPTLKDAMIGPFIEVWEEILKGTSKDPENKFPAE; this is translated from the coding sequence ATGCGCGAACAAACAACGCTGGGCAGGCGAATGGAACTTGCGCAATACATCTGGTCTAATCTTCAGACATACTTCGGTGTGAAATTTCTGTTGTCGCCAGTCTATCTGGCCGCGACAGTTATCATCGTCTATGTCGTATGGTCGCTACGGGGCCGCACAAAACCGTTCCTTACATACATGTTGCCAAAGGATGTCTGGACGCATCCGTCAACGAACGTTGATATCAAGGTCGCTCTTTTCAACGGTGCGATCACGGCAACCGGTGCGCTTTCAGCTTTGCTAATCACGCCATACGTCACTTTTGCGATCACAACGCAGCTTGCGCAATTAACAATGAGCGGCGGATCAGAGATTACAGGACTCGTCAGGAGCATTCTTGCAGGGACAATTTTATTTCTTGTTCAGGACTTCTGCAGATACTGGAACCATTACCTGCACCATGAGCAGCGCTTTCTTTGGCCATTTCATGCCGTCCATCACAGTGCTGAGGTGATGACACCAATCACGTTTCTGCGGGCTCACCCGATGTATTCCGTCCTACAGATACTAGTTATTTCCGCACTTGTCGGGATCGCGCAAGGCCTGATCCTATTCGGCGTCGTTGGCACGATCGACATTTCGGTGATCTACGGAAGCACGCTCACATTCAATGCTTACGTTTTCTTCGGCGGGCACCTGCGCCACAGCCATATCTGGATCAGCTACGGGCGCCTGTTGGAGCATATCCTGATTTCCCCGGCGCAACACCAGATCCATCACTCGTCAAATCCGAAGCATCATGATTGCAATTACGGAGAGATATTCGCGATCTGGGACTGGATGTTCGGCACACTTTACGTCCCCGATGGATATGAAGACTTGAACTATGGTCTTGCCGATCGTGATGGAAATATCATTCCGCAAAAGCACCCCACCCTTAAGGACGCAATGATCGGGCCGTTTATCGAAGTATGGGAAGAAATCCTCAAAGGCACGTCAAAAGATCCGGAAAATAAGTTTCCAGCGGAATAG
- a CDS encoding carboxypeptidase M32 gives MTAYKALMAFTRDTHALAQIAGRLGWDQETMMPLGATPQRAEEHGALASVLHARRTDPRIGDWLEAAKADDEVAVANIREVRRSYARASKVPANLATEIAKTTSLAHRVWAEARVNEDVAAFLPMLEKVVALRREEALAIADGSDPYDALLADYEPGASGETIGQMFAALRLRLVPLRNAILEMPVPEKLTVVFDESGQLALSEKLALAFGYDKTYGRIDKAVHPFSSGSGLDVRITTRTNPHDPFNCFYSTIHEVGHAAYEQGIDRQYLLTPLGSGVSMGVHESQSRIYENQIGRSRSFTGWLFGQMRDQFGDFGIANEDAFYACVNRVANGFIRTEADEVQYNLHVLLRFDIERALISGDLQVSDLEAAWNDRFAADFGYSIDKPSNGILQDVHWSEGLFGYFPTYSLGNVYAGCLHESLRKAVPDLDTDLAKGDTSKATGWLREHLQQFGGLRTPRDTISHATGAEPSEEPLLNYLEKKFSDLYEL, from the coding sequence ATGACAGCCTACAAAGCCCTGATGGCATTTACCCGAGACACGCATGCCCTTGCCCAGATCGCAGGACGGCTTGGGTGGGATCAGGAAACCATGATGCCGCTTGGTGCTACCCCTCAACGTGCAGAAGAACACGGGGCGTTGGCGTCCGTCTTGCATGCACGTCGTACGGATCCGCGGATTGGTGATTGGCTCGAAGCGGCAAAGGCGGACGATGAGGTCGCTGTCGCAAATATCCGCGAAGTCCGCCGATCATATGCCCGAGCATCGAAAGTACCGGCAAATCTAGCAACAGAAATCGCGAAAACGACGTCCTTGGCACATCGCGTTTGGGCCGAGGCGCGAGTGAATGAAGATGTTGCTGCGTTCCTACCCATGTTGGAAAAAGTTGTGGCATTGCGGCGCGAAGAAGCGTTGGCAATCGCTGATGGCTCGGACCCGTACGATGCGCTGCTTGCCGACTATGAGCCCGGTGCATCAGGCGAAACGATTGGGCAAATGTTCGCAGCGCTTCGGTTGCGCTTGGTCCCTTTGCGAAATGCAATTCTCGAAATGCCGGTTCCTGAAAAGCTCACTGTAGTTTTTGATGAAAGCGGGCAGCTTGCATTGTCGGAAAAGCTTGCACTGGCTTTCGGGTATGACAAAACCTACGGCAGGATCGACAAGGCCGTTCACCCATTTTCATCAGGGTCGGGGCTGGATGTCCGCATAACCACCCGAACGAACCCGCACGACCCGTTTAACTGCTTTTATTCGACAATCCACGAGGTCGGCCATGCTGCCTACGAACAAGGGATTGACCGGCAGTATTTACTGACACCGCTGGGCAGTGGTGTATCCATGGGTGTCCATGAGAGCCAGAGCCGTATCTACGAAAACCAGATCGGCCGCAGTCGCTCCTTTACGGGATGGCTATTTGGCCAGATGCGCGACCAGTTTGGTGATTTTGGCATCGCCAACGAGGACGCGTTCTATGCCTGCGTGAACCGTGTCGCTAATGGGTTCATCCGGACAGAAGCAGACGAAGTGCAGTACAATTTACACGTCTTACTTCGATTTGACATTGAGCGTGCGTTAATAAGCGGTGATCTGCAGGTGTCGGATTTGGAAGCGGCTTGGAATGACCGGTTTGCCGCTGATTTTGGCTATTCCATCGACAAGCCTTCAAATGGTATTCTGCAGGACGTGCATTGGTCCGAAGGTTTGTTCGGATACTTTCCAACGTATTCATTGGGCAATGTCTATGCCGGATGTCTCCACGAGTCGTTGCGCAAAGCAGTGCCCGATTTGGACACTGATCTTGCCAAGGGTGACACATCAAAGGCGACAGGTTGGTTGCGCGAGCATCTTCAGCAATTTGGCGGGCTTCGCACTCCACGTGACACGATCAGTCACGCGACTGGCGCGGAACCGTCTGAAGAGCCATTGTTAAACTATCTTGAAAAGAAATTCAGCGATCTCTACGAACTCTAG
- a CDS encoding lysophospholipid acyltransferase family protein, protein MNSPTWQSKDIPPGTPISTSGWLRVAIKGFLLIALIAICLILLLLLRLIEAPLCGERRPVTPFITQFVCRTAFRIIGIRYRIIGKPMPGPGAVVANHSSWLDIFALNAGQRITFVAKEEVAGWAGIGWLAKATGTVFVKRDRRESLNQIEAFKERLAVDQRLLFFPEGTSTDGLQVLPFKPTLFAAFFAPEFTHLSLQAVTVRYEPAPSQDRRFYGWWGNMDLAPHLLATLAASPQGGVTVIYHPPVQIDDFESRKTLARSLEDQTRSGLTPLP, encoded by the coding sequence ATGAATTCACCGACTTGGCAATCCAAGGATATTCCGCCAGGCACGCCGATTTCGACTTCTGGTTGGCTGCGGGTGGCGATAAAAGGTTTCTTGCTTATTGCGCTCATCGCAATCTGCCTCATTTTGCTCTTGTTGCTACGATTGATCGAGGCCCCGCTTTGCGGAGAACGCCGCCCCGTAACGCCGTTCATTACACAATTCGTTTGCAGGACAGCATTTCGCATTATCGGCATCAGGTACCGCATTATAGGTAAGCCAATGCCGGGGCCAGGCGCAGTTGTTGCTAACCACTCAAGCTGGCTTGATATCTTTGCCTTAAACGCAGGCCAGCGCATCACTTTTGTGGCAAAGGAAGAAGTCGCCGGATGGGCTGGCATCGGATGGCTCGCAAAAGCGACTGGAACCGTTTTTGTAAAACGCGACAGGCGCGAATCTCTGAACCAGATTGAGGCGTTCAAAGAACGTCTTGCCGTAGATCAGCGTCTCTTGTTCTTTCCGGAAGGTACGTCAACAGACGGGCTACAGGTCTTGCCATTCAAGCCAACGCTATTTGCAGCGTTCTTCGCGCCAGAGTTTACTCATCTTTCGTTGCAGGCAGTCACAGTTCGCTACGAACCGGCCCCAAGTCAGGACCGCAGATTCTACGGGTGGTGGGGCAACATGGACCTTGCGCCACACCTACTCGCCACACTGGCCGCTTCACCCCAAGGTGGAGTCACGGTTATATACCATCCACCGGTCCAGATTGATGACTTCGAAAGCCGAAAAACCCTGGCAAGATCGCTGGAGGATCAAACGAGATCAGGCCTCACGCCATTGCCTTGA